A section of the Candidatus Nitrosotenuis cloacae genome encodes:
- the rdgB gene encoding RdgB/HAM1 family non-canonical purine NTP pyrophosphatase, protein MRRSYDVMFVSSNRHKYSESQEILESFGISLGFFRSDLLEIQSDSVYEIAKNKALDAYAKCKKPVIIEDDALVVKSLSGFPGPYSSYVFKTIGNAGIVDLVKKSRAAHFSAVIAFCDKKKKPVLFEGITHGAISKKPKGRGWGYDPIFIPAGKTQTYAELEEKNAVSHRYRALAKFASWFANRQ, encoded by the coding sequence ATGCGACGGTCGTATGACGTGATGTTTGTCTCATCAAACAGGCACAAGTATTCCGAATCGCAAGAGATCCTAGAATCATTTGGGATCAGCCTCGGCTTTTTCAGGTCTGATCTACTTGAGATCCAGTCCGATTCTGTATACGAGATTGCCAAAAACAAGGCACTTGACGCATACGCAAAATGCAAAAAACCTGTAATCATTGAAGACGATGCACTGGTGGTAAAGTCGCTGTCGGGCTTTCCAGGGCCGTACTCGTCGTACGTATTCAAGACAATAGGCAACGCGGGAATCGTAGATCTGGTAAAGAAGAGCAGGGCGGCGCATTTTAGTGCAGTCATTGCGTTTTGCGACAAGAAAAAAAAGCCCGTTTTATTTGAGGGAATAACACACGGCGCAATCTCAAAAAAGCCAAAAGGCAGGGGATGGGGATACGACCCAATCTTCATTCCGGCAGGAAAGACTCAGACATACGCAGAGCTTGAGGAAAAAAATGCCGTATCCCATAGGTACCGCGCCCTGGCAAAGTTTGCTAGCTGGTTTGCAAATAGGCAGTAA
- the twy1 gene encoding 4-demethylwyosine synthase TYW1, protein MSCSGETYENELIQIKPSILKQLKKAKYGVADHATVELCHWTKKSFKGEGSCYKHKFYGISTHQCMEFSPAGMHCENRCVYCWRPMEFYDSLKMDASKVAEPEEMLAKLMEERRGLIMGHYGDPRSDRKKLDESLLPSHYAISLSGEPTMYPKLPQLIRYLKSLKATKSIFLVTNGQEPDMIQRLKDEDALPTQLYLSTNAADYDSFVAINKPRYDDSWERWNRTLEMMSELDTRTVLRVTLIRGYNDSEQSIRAFADMVKRANVHFIEIKSYMHIGRSTNRLQRTDMLEFEEVSYFAGEVARKSGIYSVMDESESSRIVVLQNQQRFTDRWITAYLQTS, encoded by the coding sequence ATGAGCTGCTCAGGTGAGACATATGAAAACGAGCTTATCCAGATCAAGCCGTCGATTCTAAAGCAGCTCAAAAAGGCAAAGTACGGCGTGGCAGACCACGCCACAGTCGAGTTGTGCCACTGGACAAAAAAATCGTTCAAGGGCGAGGGGAGCTGCTACAAGCACAAGTTCTACGGAATATCGACGCACCAGTGTATGGAGTTTTCACCTGCAGGGATGCACTGCGAGAACAGGTGCGTCTACTGCTGGCGCCCGATGGAGTTTTACGACTCTCTAAAGATGGACGCATCAAAGGTCGCCGAGCCAGAAGAGATGCTTGCCAAACTGATGGAGGAGCGAAGGGGGCTGATAATGGGCCACTATGGGGACCCGAGATCGGACAGAAAAAAGCTTGACGAGTCGCTCCTGCCAAGCCATTATGCAATATCGCTTTCAGGCGAGCCGACGATGTACCCAAAGCTTCCCCAGCTGATAAGATACCTAAAGTCGCTCAAGGCGACAAAGTCGATATTTCTTGTCACAAACGGCCAGGAGCCGGACATGATACAGAGGCTCAAGGACGAGGACGCGCTTCCAACGCAGCTGTACCTTTCTACAAACGCCGCAGATTATGACTCGTTTGTTGCAATAAACAAGCCAAGGTACGACGACTCTTGGGAGAGGTGGAACCGCACCCTTGAGATGATGTCTGAGCTTGACACAAGGACGGTCCTGCGAGTCACGCTGATTCGAGGTTACAACGACTCTGAGCAGTCGATTCGCGCGTTTGCGGACATGGTAAAAAGGGCAAACGTCCACTTTATCGAGATAAAATCGTACATGCACATAGGACGCTCCACAAACAGGCTGCAAAGAACAGACATGCTAGAGTTTGAGGAGGTGAGCTATTTTGCAGGAGAGGTGGCAAGAAAAAGCGGGATCTATTCGGTAATGGACGAATCGGAATCATCACGGATTGTAGTTTTGCAGAACCAGCAGAGGTTTACCGACCGCTGGATTACTGCCTATTTGCAAACCAGCTAG
- a CDS encoding magnesium transporter CorA family protein yields MKKELFISKLPHLRRHPQQDDVMQSHTETVQGHGFSWTDIQNPTRAEIDKLGESYSFNTLNLDDSVSKIQLAKIDSYDDHSFIILHFPPMVIKKGMPRVSQLAVFIGKDYLVTIHNGELKPLVDMFMQCKENDQHRNHILAKSPGFLLYKIIDALVDDLLHTLRRIVANLDEIEDDVFDENKSTPKKISVLRREITILRRIVHPLRKIVLETSKNTQRFSNPDDDLAIHFDDVIDHIDKVAETLDEAKETMEIYKDTDFMLSTEKSNKILATLTIIFTLSIPATVIGAIYGMNVNLPGGIQTGSWDALGPYTTFITMVSISTIPAVLMFLYFFKRKWLAE; encoded by the coding sequence TTGAAAAAGGAGCTCTTCATCAGCAAGCTGCCGCATTTGAGGCGGCACCCACAGCAAGACGACGTCATGCAGAGCCACACGGAGACCGTGCAGGGACACGGGTTTTCGTGGACCGACATACAAAACCCGACCCGCGCAGAAATCGACAAGCTTGGGGAATCGTACAGCTTCAACACGCTCAACTTGGACGACTCTGTGTCAAAGATACAGCTTGCAAAAATAGACAGCTATGACGATCATTCCTTCATAATACTGCACTTTCCGCCGATGGTGATAAAAAAGGGGATGCCGCGAGTCAGCCAGCTTGCCGTGTTTATTGGAAAGGACTATCTGGTCACGATTCACAACGGCGAGCTAAAGCCGCTGGTGGACATGTTCATGCAGTGCAAGGAAAATGACCAACACCGAAACCACATCCTTGCCAAGTCGCCCGGATTTTTATTATACAAGATAATCGACGCGCTAGTCGACGACCTACTTCACACGCTAAGGAGGATTGTTGCAAACCTTGACGAGATAGAAGACGACGTGTTTGATGAGAACAAATCCACCCCGAAAAAGATCTCAGTGCTCAGGCGCGAGATCACCATTCTGCGAAGAATCGTCCACCCGCTACGAAAAATAGTGCTGGAGACATCAAAGAATACACAGCGGTTCTCAAATCCCGACGACGACCTGGCAATACACTTTGACGACGTAATCGACCACATCGACAAGGTCGCAGAGACGCTGGACGAGGCAAAGGAAACAATGGAGATCTACAAGGATACCGACTTTATGCTCAGCACCGAAAAGTCAAACAAGATACTTGCCACACTTACCATAATATTCACGCTGTCAATTCCGGCAACCGTGATCGGCGCCATATACGGAATGAATGTAAATCTCCCCGGCGGAATCCAGACCGGCAGCTGGGACGCGCTTGGGCCGTACACCACGTTTATCACGATGGTGTCAATATCGACAATACCTGCGGTGCTGATGTTCCTGTACTTTTTTAAAAGAAAGTGGCTTGCAGAGTAG
- a CDS encoding WD40/YVTN/BNR-like repeat-containing protein, giving the protein MNKNPKMFALVIGITVAVGVGASIAISPDTQPPKTESTENPRTIFWRHIHGLGIEPSDRSILYIATHGDFYQSVNGGPPVKVDEQRADYMAFNAPYNEGVPLYASGHPATGGNTGLIKSADGGKTWQQVATILEPPVDFHAMGVSKSNPDIIIGFDSAGRGLFKTTDAGKSWETLPVPDYITTLVIDPGDSNVVFAGFAGSQKGVSKSLDGGTSWTLLDQYKGLTVLTLSFDDAGVLYTYTSEQGLAKSSDMGKNWVKVGKPSLTIMSIAADSQNGIIYVAGYSPDGFQEVYKSSDDGNKWDLIATNKEL; this is encoded by the coding sequence TTGAATAAAAATCCAAAAATGTTTGCGTTAGTCATAGGAATCACAGTAGCTGTTGGAGTTGGCGCATCAATTGCCATTTCACCAGATACACAACCCCCAAAAACCGAATCAACTGAAAATCCAAGAACCATATTTTGGAGACATATTCACGGCCTTGGAATAGAACCATCTGACAGAAGCATTTTGTACATTGCAACACACGGTGACTTTTACCAAAGCGTAAATGGTGGCCCTCCAGTCAAAGTAGACGAACAAAGAGCCGACTACATGGCATTTAACGCTCCGTATAACGAAGGTGTTCCACTCTATGCAAGCGGACATCCTGCAACTGGCGGAAATACTGGACTGATCAAAAGCGCAGATGGCGGAAAAACCTGGCAGCAAGTTGCCACAATACTGGAACCGCCTGTTGATTTTCATGCAATGGGCGTAAGCAAATCCAATCCTGACATAATAATTGGATTTGACAGTGCAGGACGCGGATTATTCAAGACTACAGATGCCGGCAAAAGTTGGGAAACATTACCTGTGCCAGATTACATAACCACGCTTGTCATTGATCCTGGTGATTCGAATGTGGTGTTTGCAGGTTTTGCTGGAAGCCAGAAAGGGGTGTCTAAATCATTGGATGGTGGAACAAGCTGGACTTTGCTTGATCAGTACAAGGGACTCACAGTCCTTACGTTGTCTTTTGACGATGCTGGTGTTTTGTATACTTACACTTCAGAGCAAGGACTTGCAAAATCATCGGACATGGGTAAAAATTGGGTAAAAGTCGGAAAGCCGAGTTTGACCATAATGAGTATTGCAGCTGACTCGCAGAATGGGATAATCTATGTTGCAGGGTATTCTCCAGATGGCTTTCAAGAGGTTTACAAAAGCTCTGACGATGGAAACAAATGGGATTTGATAGCAACAAACAAGGAACTCTAA